TGGGACCGGTTTTCAGTGACAGCAGTGCGGTATAAAACAGCAGGTTACTGGGAAGAGGTGCCCGGAACAGGCATGAGCCGAGGTCGCTGAGATATGGAAGGTAATCTCTCCTGCTGGTAAAACATGTCCCACGTGTGTTACTCTGGATTGTAATTAAACCTGGCGAGAGAGACGGAAAACCTGAagagaacatttagaaaatattatATCCGGCTTGTCTGGCCAGATTGCCCTCGTTCTGAAAGAATATATTTTGCTGTTTTATTGGTTTATGATCAGGAAGTAAGTACCATCGAGTTAGATGTGCAGCAAGCTTTCGGAAAAGTGACAATTTAGAATTGGCGATGTGGTGTTTGTAAACAGACAGCTGTCAGTGGGATGGATGCGGCTGGAAAATCCTCAATTTCCAGTGGATCTGCAGCTGCAGGAATTCGATGCCGAAATCGCAGAAATTCCCCACAAATCCACAGATTATATTGGACACAAAAATTAAATTGCAACGAAAACAGCCCAGTCTCCGCCTGACTTTAACACAAACCACATTTCCTGCTCCCGGATCCGAAACTGTCAAATGTTTGCTCCAGTTAAACATTGGAAGCTCCCAGGTAAATCTGATTTCCACACCAGCGTGGACACTACAGGGACAACTCAAATGTCTGCAACTGATAACAAACCTGCAATCATTCTAAATATGAGTGCAGGCATGTAAACAGACGTGGCGTTAAAGGGCCCCACCGATTACTGATTTAGAAATCGGAATGCTGCGTGTTGACTATGCCTGTACTGGCTGACATCTCCTAGTGAACCCTGGATGAACAAAAAGTCTCCTCACCTCCGGCTCcaatcccttcccccactcctCACTCTCATCCTGCCCTGTATAAATGTGATTTTACAGCCCCAACAATTTCTTAAATATCCCTCCAAAGTAAGTTCCGTCTTCCGAACGCTTGACTTTGCAAGCGGCTTCATTTAACATACGATTAAACATCAAAATCCGTCAGCCTCCCACACAcagaacgggggggggggggggggtgagccaCTTTTCCTGGGCCCAATGGGATAAAACGGAACTCGGGTAAGCTCCGAAATAATGCAAACTTGGTCTTGTAAATCAGAGTTGTTTAATGTTAACATGGTTATAACCCTTTGCGCCTCCAAAAAAAACTGTACATAGGTTTTGTTAGAAAACGATTCTTCATAAATATTGTTTCAGCGCGGCACGTAAATACCGATAATTAAATTACAATGTGATAAATATGACATTATGAATATGTACATTTACAGGAAAATACTTAAAAAGGCAACGTTTATATTTAACCGTCAAAATCCCAGTGACAGGATCACCACATCCAGCACTAAAACGACAACAGATTTGACCCAATCGAACAGGAGATACattcacaattttttttgtttaaaaagttcaAGACATGACAGAACTTTGGCACTTTGTAAGACTGTGGGAATCTGACAAACACCTTCTCGGTGCCATGATCCAAACATATGATCTGAGcgaggttctctctctctctctctctgtatcccccACTCccataaaaaacaaaacaaaaactgccgAAAACCCGAAACGGCAACGGCCCCAAAAACAAACAATAATCACCTCTCTAATGCGGCCACAGTCCGATCCGGATCCTGAGGGAACTGGGCAGTCAGTCTGGGTCAAGGCTCGAGTCAAATACCACAACTCGCCCCTTTTTTCGTAAAACCCCGTTGGCCATTATCTCCCGGAGCTTCGGTCAGCGCCAGCCGTCCGgtcagaaatcacaaattttcGCTTCTTTATGAAAAAAAACTTCCCGGTAAAGTTTTCAACAGGTCCGAGCTGCCGGCTCCGAGCTGGGAACACGCTTCCCGTTAACTTCTCAAACATACCACTCGTTAAAATTGGGCGGCAGCGGCGGGTTTGGGTTGGTGCTGCTGTGTGCGGCCGGACCCGGGTTTTTACTCGGCTCCTCGCTGTTTGAAGACAgcaggctgggaggagtggaagattCATAACCGGAACTCGGAGCGGGAGAGCTGTCTGAACCCTGGGGTTCATGTACCTAGAATTAGAGAACACAACTTAGAGCTCTCTATGTCATCTGGAACAATACCCACGAACACACACAGActcgcacaaacacacacacatatacacatacacacacatatacacacatatacacatacacacacacatatacacacacatacacatacacacacatatacacatacacacgcatgtacacacacacatatgtgaTCACTGTGCAAACACTGAACAATTAATCATAACTTGGAGCAAAACGTGTTTAAAAGTCGTCAAATTACAAAGTGCAGGATGAGCGTGACAAGGAAATACTGTGAAAGTGGTTACCTTGATATGTTTGCGGAGGGAGCTGGGGTGAGTGTAGGATTTGTCACACATCCTACAGGTGTACGGTTTGTCGGAGGTATGGACGTGCATGTGTTTCTTACGGTCGCTGCTGTTGGCGAACCTCCTGTCGCAACCGTCAAACTCACACTTAAACGGCTTCTCGCCTGAATCAAAGCAAAAGGACATGGTGAACATCCACAATTGCGTACATGAATTCACTGGCTCCCGGATGTTTCTCCCCCTTCAGATCTTCTGTCGTTTTAATTTTGATTCAGGACAAGACGTTCCCTGCTTTATGTCTCCTCAGTGAGACGCAAAGAGAAATCCTGAAGGAAATCCAGCTAGTGCTAAATcactaaaacatttttttaattagGCAGGAGTGTATTAAAACTCTTCATTTTACCACTTCATCTGAAATGACGAAAAACATCAGGGGAGGACGGGTTCCGTTAAACTCTTACGAATTTACTGTTTGAGACGGTTTCCTGGAAATCTCGGCGAAGTGAAAgttgaaaacattttcaaaatgatatAACGAACTCCCGCAACAATTCCCAACCTTCCTCACCACATCAACAATGTCCTTTCTCATCTCCTCgctcagtaaaaaaaaacaaggcgaATAAACAGTAAAGATTTACGCTGAGCTCCTTATAAAAGAATTGCTTTTTTAAACGAGGATTCAGTGGAGTGTCTCAGGTCAATCTTGTGATTTCTTTCCAATTCGGGGAGGGTGTATGTGGGGTGAATGAGGGATTTTCGTATGTGGGGGGGTAGATTCTAACTCCAAACGCACGCGTCTTTAAGAAATAGTTATTCCTTTttctaaaagaaacaaaaacaattccCTCGGGCGGAGAGAGGCGGCTTCATCAAACCGTGAGATCGCATCTGGAGATAACGTCCACGAACCGAGTGAAAGTGAGCGTTTGCCGGCCAAGTggctctttgtgtgtgtgtgtgtgtgtgtctgagtgtgactATGTCtgtaagtgtgtatgtgtgcgtgcctgtgtgactgcgtctgtgtgtctgtatctgtgagactgcatctgtgtgtctgtgagtgtgcctgtgtgtaactgtgtgtgtctgagtgtgtgtgtgactgtgtctgtgtgtgtctgagtgtgtgtatgtgtgtgtgtgtgtgtctgagtgtgtgtatgtgagagcgTGTGTATCTAGTTCCAACTCGCTCTAAATCGAAAGCAATCAGCTCGCGGGATTTTCAAACGAATTGGGACtaaagtgagggagggagggttgAGGGCTGTTACCTGTGTGGGTCCGTTTGTGAATCTTGAGGTTTTCCGAACGGGCGAAGATTTTCGCACATCCTGGGAAGGGGCAGGGGAAGGGTTTCTCGCCCGTGTGCACTCGGATGTGGTTAATGAGCTTGTATTTCGCTTTGAAGGATTTGCCCCCGCGAGGGCACTGCTCCCAGTAACAAATGTGGTTACTTTGCTCAGGTCCCCCAACGTGCTCGATGGTGATGTGAGTGACCAGTTCATGCATGCTGCCGAAAGTCCGCTCGCAAACCTTCTTGCTGCGATGAATCTGAACTTCCTCGATCCACTTGCAGGGCAGTTCCTGCTTAATGGGTT
Above is a window of Chiloscyllium plagiosum isolate BGI_BamShark_2017 chromosome 15, ASM401019v2, whole genome shotgun sequence DNA encoding:
- the LOC122557527 gene encoding zinc finger protein ZIC 3-like, translated to MAMLLDGGAQFPSLGVGGFAGPRHHELPSREPALGLSPFCDASHPGGFKLSPAAPELSASQASAFSPQGAGYAAALAPHSAPVGAYPGTSYNPSREFLFRSRSVGVADCPSTSAQQGIFPSPGGGLHGPPGVSDSPGALLFPALHDQAATQPSANGHVVNGQMRLGFHGDLFGRGDPYRAVASPRTEPYPPSHLHNYSPMNVSGHHHHHHHPGAGAFFRYMRQPIKQELPCKWIEEVQIHRSKKVCERTFGSMHELVTHITIEHVGGPEQSNHICYWEQCPRGGKSFKAKYKLINHIRVHTGEKPFPCPFPGCAKIFARSENLKIHKRTHTGEKPFKCEFDGCDRRFANSSDRKKHMHVHTSDKPYTCRMCDKSYTHPSSLRKHIKVHEPQGSDSSPAPSSGYESSTPPSLLSSNSEEPSKNPGPAAHSSTNPNPPLPPNFNEWYV